The cyanobiont of Ornithocercus magnificus genome segment AGCTCGATAAATTCTTTTGAGCCGGGTTGCGGCCGCTTAACTCTGCGCTTGGCCATGGTTCAGTGCTACTGAATACTTCATTTTTTCCTTGCTCTGTTTCTGGCGCGATTTTTACGCTCTGCCTCTAAAACCGTGCTGCCACTCGTTCGATGGGAAACATCTCTACCGTCTCCCACTCTCGACTTGCCGGATTGGTGGTTTTGCCTGTTTATGCGGTTTAGCTCTACTCGACGCTCTACTTCCTGCGGCTGTTGGTTGTAGCGAGCTTGCTGTTGCAGACGGCGCTTGCGCGCCTCGGGATGGCTGCGATAGTACCGCGCAGTTTTGCTAGTTGCCACACCAAGCCCTCGCGGAAATGCTCTGTAATCCCCCTGCAGTGCGAGGCCAATCCTCTGCCAGCTGCCTTAAGTCATCGGTAATGCCGGTAGATTTACTCTCTGCTTCAAACTCAACTGTGATATTATTGCGATAGAGGAATTCCGCTATCACCTTTTTCTCTTGCGGCGTGGCCGTTTTCAATTCTAAGCTTTCTCTGAAGCTCTCCATTAAAAGGATGAGAAGCTTCTGACCTAGCTCTGCTCCAGCCCTAGCTTTGCTCTCCCCTGACATTGTTTAAAAATTAATCGTTAATAATGTGGTCTATTTTGCTCTCAATTCTTACCATATAGCTATCTATACGCTCGATAGCAGCTGCAGAATCTTGCTTCTTTATACAATCGGTAGATACTTTTACTTCTAAAGCATCTAGGCGTTGATCGAGCTGCTTGATCGCTTTGTCGTTCTGGCTGATACGTCCCTTAGCGAAAATAGCTGTGGCAGTGCGTATAAGTGAAATTAATGCGTCCATTGGAAATCTCTATTTCTTCAGCAAAACTCAAGCATGGCTGTCTTTGCTGCGATGTTCTCCTTGAATAATATCTATCAACTTTTTAGCGTAGTCTGGATCTGTTGCGTAGCCCTCGCTCTTGAGTAAATGCGCGCATTCCTGGTAAGATTGGGCTCGATTTACGCCTCTATAATTCTGCCAATCTTTGTACCATCTATCGACGAGATATTTCACGCAGCTGGTCAACGAATCAAAGTCTAGAAAACTATCGTAGATAGTTACTGGTCCCTCTCCGTAGTCCTCCCACGTTTTCTTGGTCGTTCCGGGACCTTTGATACCAAAGAAGTTGTTTCGACCGGAAATTGCCCGCCCCCAGCTGCTCTCGAGAGCCCACTGTGCGGCGACAACTTCTGGATACTTAGCCCCAGCTGCCGCTGCCGCGTCGTAGATGCGCTGCCAGTTCGAGGTAATCTTGCGTCTGCGCTTGTAAAATAGATCTAAAAACTCATCTACCAGCTGCGGTGCAAGCTGGCTCTCGAGGTTTTGCCACGCCTCTATCTCGTGTCTTTCAGCTCTATAGTGCTTTACTGCTCCGATTAACTTGCTTTTCATAATAAAAGTACGTTCTCTCTCAACTCGTAGGTCTAGATACTGTGTATCGGTTTAAAGGATTGCTCGCGCTTGGAGAGTCGCTGACTACGCGAATACTTGTGTCAAAAGCCTTCTTGCTGTGCGGATACCTGTTGCTGCTGCCGTCAAGTATTCGTGCGGTTTGGAATAGTAGAAGACCGTTCGCCTTCTCGATGAGGTCGCGCTTTGGCGCAAACTCTGCGGTGTAAAGTGCCCGACCAACTTCCAGGCGAAAATTTGCCAAGCGACCGCGCATTGCCCCGAATACCCACTCGTTCATAGCCGGAACTGCCTGCTTAGCTGCAGCTGTGTCCAGCCTCTGCCCCAGTCGCCCGTCAAAGTAGTAGCTCAGCACTCCCTCGCCCGTACGGACGAAGGCGTGGTGGTGCCAATACCCATCGCGCCAGTTGCTCTCCTGATCGGAAAGTTGGTAAATGCTGAGAGTGTCTTCGCTGCCGCGAAGCCGCAGGCGGATTTTGGTGCCGTTGGCTGCGATTAGCAACGGCAGGCGTGGCTGCACGCTCAGAGGATTGATGCTCAGCAGTGCTGATTCAGTACTGCCGGGTATCTTTCTAAACCAAAAATCGACCGTAAACGCCCCTGATCCGATGTCCAGCGGCGCGCGGCTGGTATCGAAGTGCAACCGGTGCGAACGCCTGAATTCGACGCAGTGCTGGCCGTACGGCAGCTCTTCGCTCAGCTGCGCGTGGTCTGGTACCGTTACTGGCAGCGCTCTATCGCCGCTGTCCTGCCGGGGATTGTGGCTGTCTATCAACAGCGATACGGCGTTAGCCGGTCTTAAACCGTAGTTGTCGACGGTGAAATCGCTGCTGTAAAGACAAGTTCCTTGCACAAAACGCACGTCCGTGACGCAGCCGGCGAAATCGCGGTCGGAAACGTCTCGAAATTTGCCAATCTCCAGCGGCGTCGTCGACGGCGCCACCGCCGAGTCAAACGGCACATCGACGCTGTCGCCCCAGTTACAGCCGTCAACAAACACGTTGACACGACTGTCGGCGTCTTTAGTCAAAGCCACGTGGTGCCACTCGCAGGCGCGGATCGAGTTCGACCCTGCCGAGCCTAGCCAGCGCCAACCGCCCTGCTCGGGCAGAAGACTCTGGTGGAAAAATTTGAACTTGAGATTATATCCATCGGTGTTGTCCTGCAGCAGCGCCAGCACCCACTCAGTGCCCTTGCTGGCGATGCTCACTCCACCCCAGGGATTTTTCTGCAGATATAACCAGCACTCAAACGTCATGGGGCTGGAGTCGATGATGTGAAACAGCCCGTCTCGATCGGGAACACTCAGTGCAGATCGGTTGGGATAGCCACCCTCTAGCAGTTCACCGTTAGGATCTATTCCTAGCTGTAAACTATGATGTCGCTGCGGTAGAAACGCTCCGCCGTCAAATCCGTAGACGGTTCCGCCAATTTTTTGCAGCGTGACGATGCAAAAACCACTCGCAGATAGAGGCGGCGGCTGCCCGCCTGGCCAGCGGATCGGCCCCCACCACGAGAGCTTGTGGGAGTTGCTCTGCAACAGCATCGTAACCGAGCTGCCGTCCCGTAGCGTGTCGACAGCTACGGTGCGGTCGCCGCCCAAACTCCAAATCTGGACAGCGCCCCGCTCAGGACTAAGGCGTAGAACTGTAGATGCAGCAGCTTTATCGTCAATTCTATAACTATTTTTTAGTAGAGCTCGACGCTGCTTTGGAAAGCTGGTTTGAATAGTAACCGAGCTATCAAAGCTGTTATATGTACTATGCATTAGCGTTAGAAAATTTCGGCCTCGACTTCTATTAATCGCCAGACACCGGTCTGGTCATCATTTAGTGGTGCGAGCAGATTGACGGTATCGTGAGCGTACCTGCTATTTATAATAGCTACTGTGCGGCCATACTTGCCACCGTACTTATAAGTAACCCTCTCGGTAAACATTTGCAGTGTTGTCGTGGGCGCATCAGCTTCACCAATCCTTTCGCCCGTTGGCAGCGGTATAGGTGCCTCTGCAGATGAGCCGTTGTCGAACGAGTCGCTATTGTACTGATACGCGACGTAGTCGTGGTCTGGGATATCGAAAAGTCCTAATCTTCTTGGTGTATCTGTATAAGATACCTGGGTGTATCTTCTTGATCGCATCTTTGGTAAATGTAGTATTTATCGTGTGGAACTTTTCCGCACTGAGCGGGCTTCTAGTAGCAGCTAATCGCCGGCACTGTCGTAAGGAATTGCAAAATCTGGCGGCTTGCGCTGCGACAGACGCCGCTTGATTTGGTCTAGATTTAGCTGGCGATCTTCTTCAATCAGCGTTGTTACTTCCGGGTTAGACTTCATGGTCTGCCAGGCCGCTCTTACGGCCGGCTTGATGACGGATCTAATCAATCTGTTGTGGACATAAGTTTGCATCGGGTCGAGTCTTAGTCTATTATTTTCCCGATCCGATTCCATATCATCTAAAGAATCTTGAACATCTTTTCGCTCGGCCAAGGCGTCGAGCTTTTCGCCAATATTTTGCTCACTTATCGCGAGCTGGAACATCGATCTTAAACGGCTGCTGTTGCTTAGATCGGTACCATCCGGTGCCCGCTTAGTTAGTAGACGGAGGTCGTAGTTGCTATCGCGCAGCAGCTGTCCGCCGGGACTGTCGTCGGCAACATCGATATTTAAACCGGTCGCTTCGTTAAAGGCTCTTTGCCAAAATCCCCACTCGCGCAGCGGCTTTCCTTTGCGCAAGAGATTGTATTTTATCGGCAGCGGTTTGTCGCTGAAGTATTCGGTCGTCAAATTCCGATTGCGTATGCTATCGCTGATCTCGTCGTCAAGTTCTCGCATATAGGGGGATAACACCTTACCGATGCTGTTGCGCATCCCCGCACCAAAAATTGGCACCAAGGCGGCGTTGTTGGCGATGTTTCCCCAGATTCGACTGCCAGCGCCGTGGCCGCCAGAAAACGCATCTATTAGATCATTTATCCCACTCAGGTAGCTCTTTGATACCATGGAACCGCCGACAGCTAGCGCCAATTTCTGGTATTTATCCTCGGTCCACTTTGGACCCATTAACTGCGAGTTGTCACCGATATCGGCCAGAGTGGTTAGAATTGTCGAGTAGGGGTCAAAGACGTCGTGAGAGAGCCACACGTCGCCTACTCTAATGCGCCGCGGTTGCCAATCGGTCATGCGCCAGACCTCGCGCAGCCCGCGATCCTGCGGGCCATTGCCAGTTAAGTTGTCCGACATGTAAGCCACGGCGCCTGCAAACACAACAGCAGTTCCCACCAGCTGACGCCCGGCGATTTGGGCTTTAGCGTTATCTAGATCGGCGGCGTTAAATATACCGTAGCGAGCTAAGTTCTCTAAATCTTCCACATCGGCATACATGATGTCTAGATGCTTGCGGTGCAGTAGGCCTAGACCCGGCGCGTTTTTAAACGTTAGATTTAAGCCGCTGATTCCGGTGCGAGCGAAGAGGAAAAAGGGCTTCATCAGAGGCCATTTCTCAAAAAGTTGGTTTAAATCCTTGCCGAACGCTGTCAGCGGCTCGGTGAGAGTCGCCTCTTGATAATCCGCTTTGAGAAATAAGTCTGAATCTAACTTAACAGTGCCATCTTTGTTTAACATCTCTCTAAAAAAGATGTCCTCATACAGCGCCAGGTCATCGGCGGTTATCTCGGAGCTACTTTTTCTCCTCTTTACCTTATCGCCGGCTATAGAGTAGCGATACCTATCGATTTTCTGCGTCTTGTTATCTAAAACCTGGCGCATCGCCTTTTCTTTTGCGCGCGCCCGCCCCAGAATTACAGCGTAGGTCTCGTCGAACGAGGCCATCAAACGGCTAGAGGCGCTAAAAATTCGGTTATCGTTGAGGCCGCGGGCCAGTTTACCCAAATAGTACGAGGCCTTATCGCCGTCGCTGCCGCGGCTTTCAACCCACTTCCCCAACGCCGCCCACTGAGCATCGCTCTGACGTTGTCGCGATGAGAAGCGGGTTTCTATACTGTTGATATCTCTACTAAAGTTGGCCTTAGCGCGGCGGTTGAAAACCGACCACGCCTCAGGAACCATGCCTGTAAAGGCATTCATCGCTGCTATATTAGAGCGCGCCGTAACCCAATCTCCGCGAGCGGTGGCGCCAATGGCGCGGGTCATAGGTTGCAGAAACGCCGCTTGTCCAGTGCCTAAAAATGCTCTAACCGGTGTTTTGGGAGCGGATAGCACACTGTTAACAAAGAAAGATGATAGCTCCGCTAAAGTCTGATTTTGACTGCTAAATCCTCGCAGCCGCTTGCGCATGAACAGATCGAGGTCTAGCATGGTGTGGATGTTATCTGTCATCGCGAAAGCTTCAATCAGGGCTTTAAGTAAGTCTTCGTTGCCGCTCTTGCCAGCTAGAGTCAATACTGTCTGTACAGTTTCTCTAGTCTCGTTGTCGATGTCTATCAGGCGCTGTCTGATTTCGGCTTCTGTCGGCATTTCACCCGCAACACCTGCGGTAGTTTTCCTGATGCCCGCTTTCTTCACTTTAGCCCCGCCGCTCCCTGTTGGGCCTTTGAGATTATTTAGCTGGGCGCCGATTAAGTAGCGGCTGCGCTTTGTCTGAGCTAGGCCGAATATTAGGCGATCCGCTATGGTTTTTAAGGGGCCATCTGTGTCTTTAATATCGGCGATGTTGCTTAGCTCTAAGGCTCCTGATGAGAGATCGCGAATCTGCTTCATTAAAGAGCCGATCACCAAATCAGCGACAACAACATTATGATCGCTCCAGTATTTGAATTTTTCGTAGCGGCTATTTTGACGTTTTAAAATGGGCTCCCAAAACTCTTCTGGAGTCTTCGCCGTTTCAACGCGGCCCATCACCTGTTGGTGTCGCCGGTAAGCCGGCCAAAAGGCTTTGGCCCAGCTGGTCTCTCCCTTATTAATGGATAGCTTTAGTGCCGCATAGCGCGGCGAGGAGAGCAGTTCTGCGGCCTTTTTCTGCAGTAGCTCCTCGCTGAGGCCGCTGGTCGTCGCCATGCGCTCGGCTTCCAGGGGCGTTAAGACCGCGTCGGTGGAGCCGTCCTTGGCACTAAACTCGCTGTCTATACGGTTTAGCTGCTGGTGAATCTCGCCGGCATCTGCCGTCGAGTTCGGAGATCCCTGCCACGGCTCTGCTAGGGGTTTATTCATATGCCCCCGCATGGCTATGTGTTGCGGCGATTTCGCGGCTTTAGCAGCGTTTGAGAGGGTGTCGTTCAGCTCGGCGCGCCCCTTTTCAATGATCTGATCGCTGACGTTGCGCTGCCGCATGGCTGCATGGAGCAGGCCCTTTTTGCCAAAGAGCTTTACGACCACGTAATCGGAAATCAACGCCAGACCCATCTCTTCGGAGATGGCTTTGAACTTTTTTAGGAGCGGGTGGTCGGCGTCGTCGGCGGCCAACAGATCTAAGCCCGTCCGCTCGATGATCTTCTCTACAACCGGGGATGTCTCTTTTAGTGAGCTGAGAATTCTGCCTTCATCGCTCTTGTTCGAGAGAGCAGCGCCTACACCGGCTGAAAGGGCCGAGAATGTCCTCGGGTTCAAGCCTGCTAACCTGCCGCCGCTCAGCAGCAGCAGACCGCCGCTGTATGTCGAGTAGTGGACAACGTCCTCAATTAAAGACCCCCACCACGTACCTACATACGGCTCTGGAACCTTCGCCATGGGATCCCAGTCCAATTGGTAATCATCAGAGCTGATATCTTCGCCGCGGGCGGCATCGAAGAATCGCTCTGTTGCCGTGAGGGTGCTCTCGATAGCACCGCGAAATCCCTTGGTTGCAGCGTTTACGACCTCCGTCAGCGGGCCTTGTTTATCGGGCTCGATGTCGACTGTTCGCCCTTTAGGAGCGGCCTGTTGTATCGGCGTGGGTGTAGGCTGTTCAGAGCTGACGGGCTCTGCCTTTTTTTCTTCTTCCTCTAATATATCTGAGAGACGCTCGCCTCTCTTTTTCAAAAAATCTCTATCAAATCCTTCCGGTTGTAGATTGCTATTCATTAAAATTCAACGCTCCGATTCCAACAGCTGCGGTAGTAGATTGATGGGATTCAGCATCGGCTCTGCATTAATAATTCTCAGCATTTCATCTTTTTCTTCTGCTGTAGCAAATTTCAAGCCGCGCCACTCGTTGACTAGACCTTTGGCGGTGTCACCCCCCGGCATTCCTACGCGCAGACGCGCGCGCGTCAACGCGAAGATATCCTGCGCTCTTTCGTCGAACAAGTCGTCTGCCGAAAGACCTGTGTACGGCAGCGTCTCTAGCAATGTCGTTGGAATAAATTGATAGCGTCCCACCGCCCAGAGCTCTGATTTTTGGCGCTCGATAACCTCGCCTATAGTCATAGAGGTAATGGGTTTATCTAAGTCGCCGGCGGCGCTGTTGCCAGATCCGTAGGCCGTGTAGCCGTTGTCTGCCCCGCCGCGGTTGAAGGCGTCGTATCCGCCGTAGGCCTGTGATTCCTCGCGCGCTATGATATCTAAGAACCATTTCTGATCGCGATTCGCTACGGCAGCGCGATAGGTTCGACGCGGAGTGTTTCTAAACTTTAACAATCCCTGAATTAGAGGGTCTTGCCTGTCGACTATCTGTTCATCGTTAGATTTAATCAGCGGCTCTTTGCCGGCTGCTCTCAACTGCATATTTGCGATGTCGGCAGCGGTGTAAGCCGAGCCTTCGGCGAGGCGAAAATAAATCTGCGGCATCTGAAAGCGTCCGCTTCTCCGCATTTTCTCGATTTCAGCCAATGCCGGTTCTGTACCTGGAATGATGGCTGTGTTGACAATATCTGGATCCTCAAGCAGCGCTGCATTCGCCTTTTGTAGATTTTGAATAGCAGTTATGTTTGGATCGCTATCACGTCGGTTGCTGTAGCGGCCTGCGGCGACACTCTCGCGAACTTTCGACAGCGCTGCTTCGTATGCCTCGACGGGCTTATCCACCCACTTGCCAGAGCGCATCTCATCGGCAAAGTGGTTTTGCCACACTCTTTTGGCGCGGGCTAGAACCGTGTAATACTCTTCTATTTGGTAATTGGGAATATTTGCTCCAGAATTTTCTAAGTACTGCGCCTGTACGATGCCTAGAATTCGCGACTCTGCATCTTTTCGATATTCCTTGATTCCGCGATTGATGGGATCGTCGGCTTTTACTCTAGTATACCACTTCTTGTAAACGCTGCTCGGAGCGTTGGCGATGTCGTCAGAAGTTACATAGCCGTTGTACTGCCGCAGCTGCCAGAGATAGTCATCAAATTCCTCCGCATTATGCTCCTCTATTGTTGTTATATCCTTTAGAAATCCCAACTGCGATGGCCTGAGGCCTAACTTCTCGCCCTCTTGCCGCCACAGCTCCGCCTCAGCGTCGCTGACGCGTCCCCCCTGTCGGCGTCGCTGACCGTGTAGCTCGAAAAAGGTAGCCCGGAAATCGTCGGCCATCTGCGCTTGCTGTCGGTTATCGCGGTTCGCTGCTGCCAGCTGAATGGCGTCTAAATTATGATATAGCCGTGTGAAGTCTCGCTTATAGGCATCAGCAATTGCAACCACTTTGCCATTCTGGCCGCGATGGGAAAATTTAAAATCCGCAAGCTCGGCGAGTTGAGTTTCAGACATCCGCCCAGAATTTTGCAACTCCAGCAAAAAGTCAAAAATTTCAGGGCGGCTGAGCTCGCTGGATCCGACTAAATCGAGAAATACGTCTCCTGCGGCACTCGCTTGCAACGCATTGTATAG includes the following:
- a CDS encoding flagellar assembly peptidoglycan hydrolase FlgJ, whose protein sequence is MKSKLIGAVKHYRAERHEIEAWQNLESQLAPQLVDEFLDLFYKRRRKITSNWQRIYDAAAAAGAKYPEVVAAQWALESSWGRAISGRNNFFGIKGPGTTKKTWEDYGEGPVTIYDSFLDFDSLTSCVKYLVDRWYKDWQNYRGVNRAQSYQECAHLLKSEGYATDPDYAKKLIDIIQGEHRSKDSHA